The Bubalus kerabau isolate K-KA32 ecotype Philippines breed swamp buffalo chromosome X, PCC_UOA_SB_1v2, whole genome shotgun sequence genome has a segment encoding these proteins:
- the TCEAL3 gene encoding LOW QUALITY PROTEIN: transcription elongation factor A protein-like 3 (The sequence of the model RefSeq protein was modified relative to this genomic sequence to represent the inferred CDS: inserted 1 base in 1 codon; substituted 2 bases at 2 genomic stop codons) has translation MGSSPHARPAHAEPVPRAAPPSVSLVSSLSLPPSSPRTGKGGDISTWKNCNENEEKLESEGKPEDEVEPENEGKSDEKEKPEVEGKSEXEXELQNEGQPDDERQPAHEGQPADEGKKEKQGKFEAEGNPLKKGKPESEAKSESQLCAAKERPAEDYVPQKAKIKTNXDSPKDYQHNLQERHLGGEEILRECGDLSTAQLQELRKRQKMGGFHWIQRNVQDPFTPRGNGVSRE, from the exons ATGGGCAGCAGCCCCCATGCCCGCCCTGCCCATGCAGAACCAGTTCCCAGAGCTGCCCCG CCCTCAGTCTCCCTTGTCTCCTCTTTGTCTCTTCCACCCTCATCCCCCAGGACAGGAAAAGGAGGGGACATCTCAACATGGAAAAACtgcaatgaaaatgaagaaaagttgGAAAGTGAGGGAAAGCCAGAAGATGAAGTAGAGCCTGAAAATGAAGGAAAGtcagatgagaaagaaaagcCGGAAGTGGAGGGGAAGTCAGAATAGGAATGAGAGCTCCAGAATGAGGGACAGCCGGACGATGAGAGACAACCCGCACATGAGGGACAACCAGCAGatgaggggaagaaagaaaagcagggcAAGTTCGAAGCTGAGGGAAACCCACTCAAGAAGGGCAAGCCAGAGTCCGAGGCAAAGTCAGAGAGCCAGTTGTGTGCTGCCAAAGAGCGCCCTGCTGAAGATTATGTGCCCcagaaggcaaaaataaaaacgA AGGATTCCCCCAAGGACTATCAGCACAACTTACAGGAAAGGCATCTGGGAGGTGaggagatactcagagaatgTGGAGATCTGTCAACGGCTCAGCTTCAGGAGCtaaggaaaagacagaaaatgggTGGATTTCATTGGATACAAAGAAATGTACAGGATCCATTCACCCCAAGGGGCAATGGGGTGTCAAGGGaatga